TGGTACTATTATTAAATGGGAACAAACAGAACAAAACCCAAACATTACTCATATTCATGGAACCGATGACCATGTGTTTCCTATAAAAAACATTAACAATTGTATAAAAATTGAAGGTGGTAGCCATGTTATGATTATTACAAAAGCAAAAAAATTATCTAAAATTATTGACGAAGCTTTAACTTGTTAAACCCACTGGCTTTTCTTATTTTTAAAAACAAAAAATTACAATCTTATGAACAAACCTTTCCGTATACTTTCATTATTAAGCATCTTAATAGTCACTTTTTTATTTTTTAATGCAATCAATAAAAATGAAACAGACCCAGAAACAAGTACGGCTAAAACATATAAAATAAAAGCCTTAAAACTGCCAACCAACCTAAATCTTGCTGGAGAAAGAGTGCCTTTAGAAATACCTGATGTTAGAGAAAGGATGGAAAGAGAATTGTTGGTAAACACGTATTGGCAATCTAATGGGTTATTACTTATAAAAAGAGCAAATAAATATTTTCCTGTTTTAGAGCCTTTACTAAAAAAATATGGCTTACCAGACGACTTTAAATTTTTAGCATTGGCAGAAAGTGCTTTTATAGACGAAACTTCTTCTGCAGGAGCAGCAGGCATGTGGCATTTTATGAAAGCTACAGGAAAAGAGTATGGTTTAGAAATAAATAGCAATGTAGACGAACGTTATAATATAGAAAAATCTACAAAAGTTGCTGCCGAATATTTAATAAAATCTAAAGAACGTTTTAATTCTTGGACCTTAGCTGCGGCTTCTTACAATGCAGGTAACTACGGTGTTAGTAAAAGGTTAGATACCCAGGAAGTAGATAATTATTATGATGCTAAACTACCTAATGAAACAGAGAGATATGTTTTTAGAATTATTGCTTTAAAAGAAGTAATT
The nucleotide sequence above comes from Polaribacter butkevichii. Encoded proteins:
- a CDS encoding lytic transglycosylase domain-containing protein, with the translated sequence MNKPFRILSLLSILIVTFLFFNAINKNETDPETSTAKTYKIKALKLPTNLNLAGERVPLEIPDVRERMERELLVNTYWQSNGLLLIKRANKYFPVLEPLLKKYGLPDDFKFLALAESAFIDETSSAGAAGMWHFMKATGKEYGLEINSNVDERYNIEKSTKVAAEYLIKSKERFNSWTLAAASYNAGNYGVSKRLDTQEVDNYYDAKLPNETERYVFRIIALKEVISNPKKYGFVFDNEDLYTLAETRTIKVDTAISNITHFAKKFGMNYKEFKIHNPWLRENKLNNKSRKVYEIKIPVN